DNA sequence from the Streptomyces sp. NBC_01497 genome:
GTCGAGCCGCCAGAACAACGAAACCCCTTCGAAGCGCGCGAACAGCAGGCGGCGGCGGGCGGAGTGCAGGAAGTCCGGGTCGGCCCGGACTTCCGTCAGCAGCCGGACGCCCGCCAGGATGCGCGGGACGTCCGCCACGGCTGCCCCGAACACCGCGTCCCGCACCACCCACTCGACGTCGATGTCGCTGAACTCGTCGGCGGTGCCCGCCGCGAGGGACCCCCGCAGGGCGGCACGGGAACCGGGGAGCGCGGCCTCCAGCGCCGCCAGGACCCGGCCGGCCAGCTCCTCCCGCGGCTCCGCGTCCGCCCGGCACCGACCGCCGGTGTCATCGCCGCCGCTGCCGCCCGTGCCCGCCTCGTCGTCCCTGGCCTCCACGCACCCGAGCCTCCCCCGGGGTTGACCCCGCCGTCCAGCTCCTGCATTAATTAGCTAATGCATTAGTGGAATGAGGTGGGATGATCGCGTTCCGGATCGACCGGCACAGCGGGGTCGCCGCATACCAGCAGCTCATCAACCAGGTGAAGTCCGCACTCCGGCTCGGTGTGCTGCAACCCGGCGACCAGCTGCCGACCGCTCGACAGGTGGTCGCTGAGACCGCCGTGAACCCGAACACGGTGCTGCGCGCCTACCGGGACCTCGAACGTGAGGGCCTGGTCGATCCGCGGCCCGGCAAGGGCACGTTCGTACGGCGCTCGCTCGCGCGGCCCGAGGCGGGAGCCGACTCGCCACTGCGGGCCGAGTTCGCCGCGTGGCTGGACCGCGCGCGTGCGGCAGGGCTGCAGCGCGAGGACGTGCTGGCACTCGTCAACGACGTCGTCGACGGCGCCGCGGCAACGGAAGAAGAGGAAGAGAAGTGAACACACCCACCGCGGCCTCGGCGCTGCGGGCGACTGGACTGGGGCGCAGGTTCCGGGGCGGCTGGGCGCTCCGCGACTGCGACATCGACATACCCGCCGGCAGCGTCACCGCGCTGGTCGGCGCGAACGGGGCGGGCAAGTCGACCCTGCTGCAACTGGCCGCCGACCAGTTGGCGCCCACCACGGGCGACATCCGCGTCTTCGGGGCCCCGGCCCGCTCCGGCGAGGCGCGCGCTCGGCGCGCCTTCCTGGCCCAGGACAAGCCGCTGTACCCCGAGTTCACCGTCGAGGACATCCTGCGGATGGGCCGGGAGCTCAACGCCACGTTCGACAGCGGTGTCGCCGAACGCGTGGTGCGGGCCGGGGACATAGCGCTCCGGACCCGCGTAGGCCGGCTCTCGGCGGGCCAGCGCAGCCGCGTCGCGCTCGCCACCGTGCTCGCCAGGAAGGCCGACCTGCTGCTCCTCGACGAGCCGCTCGCGGACCTCGACCCGCTGGTCCGGCACGAGATGACGGCCCTGCTGATGGCCGAGGCCGCCGAACGGCAGCTCACGCTCGTGATCTCCTCGCACGTCCTCGCCGAACTGGAGAACGTCTGCGACCGCGTCCTGCTGCTGCACCGGGGCGAAGTGTGCCTCGCCGGTGACGCGCAGGAACTGCGCGACGAGCACACCCTCGTCCGCGGTCGCGCGCACGAGGACACGAAGGACGGCCTGCCGCCGGGCCTGGACCGCGCGTGCGTGGTGGAGTCCTCGGTCACCGGCCGGCTCGTCACGGCGCTCGTACACAGGCCCGGAACGCCCTCGTTCACCTGGGATCCGGCCCGCTGGGAGACCGCCACGCCGTCCGTCGAGGAACTGCTCCTCGGCCGGCTGCGGGCCGCCCACGCGTCCACGGCCGCCGGGTTCGACGGCACCGGCACCGGCACGCGGCGCGCGTCCGAGGGGAGGGCCGCATGAGCGGCACCCTCTGGTACGCGTGGCGCCGCCAGCGCGCCACCCTCCTCGCCGGGCTCCTCTTCGTCGTGGCCTGCGTGGTGTGGGGGGCCGTCATGAAGTCCCATCTGACGGCGTACATCGACGGCCACCACGCGCCGCTCTGCAAGGGCTGGAACGGCACCTGTGCGAACAACCCCTGGTCCCTGGGGGCGGTGTTCGACAGCAACACACCGCTGAAGTTCATGGCCGGCGTCAGCATGGCCGTGCCCGCGCTCGTCGGTGTGTTCTGGGGCGCCCCGCTCATCGGACACGAGCTGGAGAGCGGCACGTTCCGCTTCGCGCTCGCCCAGGGCATGACGCCGGTACGGTGGTTCGCGTCGCGGTTCGCCGTGGCGGCCGCCTTCACCGCGCTCGGTTCCGCGG
Encoded proteins:
- a CDS encoding GntR family transcriptional regulator, coding for MIAFRIDRHSGVAAYQQLINQVKSALRLGVLQPGDQLPTARQVVAETAVNPNTVLRAYRDLEREGLVDPRPGKGTFVRRSLARPEAGADSPLRAEFAAWLDRARAAGLQREDVLALVNDVVDGAAATEEEEEK
- a CDS encoding ABC transporter ATP-binding protein — its product is MNTPTAASALRATGLGRRFRGGWALRDCDIDIPAGSVTALVGANGAGKSTLLQLAADQLAPTTGDIRVFGAPARSGEARARRAFLAQDKPLYPEFTVEDILRMGRELNATFDSGVAERVVRAGDIALRTRVGRLSAGQRSRVALATVLARKADLLLLDEPLADLDPLVRHEMTALLMAEAAERQLTLVISSHVLAELENVCDRVLLLHRGEVCLAGDAQELRDEHTLVRGRAHEDTKDGLPPGLDRACVVESSVTGRLVTALVHRPGTPSFTWDPARWETATPSVEELLLGRLRAAHASTAAGFDGTGTGTRRASEGRAA